A single window of Jiangella alkaliphila DNA harbors:
- a CDS encoding metallophosphoesterase family protein, translating into MDDSARARLSRRGFLGASAGAVAIPLALGGTATAAAADEDGFRFGVIADCQYADFPDTGTRYYRSSIGKLAEAVDTFNQADLDFITHLGDFVDRFERSFAELLPTFEKARRVKYHPPAPYYTTAARTGGSSSSTPTTSARTRTRPARRSTSWHRTCTRSWCGRARPTRRPGTAPSARTSWPGCAAC; encoded by the coding sequence ATGGACGACAGCGCACGCGCGAGGCTGAGCCGCCGAGGCTTCCTGGGCGCATCGGCCGGCGCCGTGGCGATCCCGCTCGCACTGGGCGGGACGGCGACAGCCGCGGCTGCCGACGAGGACGGGTTCCGGTTCGGCGTCATCGCCGATTGCCAGTACGCCGACTTCCCCGACACCGGCACCCGCTACTACCGCTCGTCCATCGGCAAGCTGGCCGAGGCCGTCGACACGTTCAACCAGGCCGACCTGGACTTCATCACGCACCTGGGCGACTTCGTCGACCGGTTCGAGCGCAGCTTCGCCGAACTGCTGCCGACGTTCGAGAAGGCGCGGCGGGTGAAGTACCACCCGCCCGCGCCCTATTACACTACCGCCGCCAGGACTGGCGGTTCGTCGTCCTCGACACCAACGACGTCAGCACGTACGCGCACCCGCCCGGCTCGGAGAAGCACGAGCTGGCACAGGACATGTACGCGGAGCTGGTGCGGCAGGGCGCGCCCAACGCGCAGACCTGGAACGGCGCCGTCGGCGAGGACCAGCTGGCCTGGCTGCGCGGCGTGCTGA
- a CDS encoding acyl-CoA carboxylase subunit epsilon, which yields MSDAPLFRVVKGTPTDDELAALVVVLTAKAAGGRAPSGPPRSAWASYWTRRRAPLTPGAGAWRASALPR from the coding sequence GTGAGCGATGCGCCGCTGTTCCGGGTCGTCAAGGGGACGCCCACCGACGACGAGCTGGCCGCGCTCGTCGTCGTGCTGACGGCGAAGGCGGCGGGTGGGCGCGCGCCGTCCGGTCCGCCGCGGTCGGCGTGGGCGTCGTACTGGACGAGGCGGCGGGCGCCTCTGACGCCGGGCGCCGGAGCGTGGCGGGCCAGCGCGCTGCCGCGCTGA
- a CDS encoding DUF885 domain-containing protein, with the protein MTTPQPPRTVDEIADAYVDEYAALDPYTATYAGLSGYDDQSTDLSPDGFAQRRALAERTLAALETATAADERERVAGAAMRERLSLDVEMDEAGLNRSLNVIESPMHWTRETFDLMPTDTDEQWANIAARMRAVPATLEQYRATMDADIAAGLPPARRQVLAVAEQAARVADTFFTGLAAGGPDALRADLDAAAAAASEAFRAFGGYLGETAAPAAREQDAVGRDVYAVASRYFLGAAVDLDETYEWGVAELARLEAELAEVAQDIVPGGTVDDAVAALDADPARKITGTDGLQSWMQKLSDRTIEAMNGVHFDIPEPIRRLECRIAPTQEGGIYYTSPSDDFSRPGRMWWSVPEGVEEFSTWRETTTVFHEGVPGHHLQVSQVMYRREVLNRWQRLLCWVSGHGEGWALYAERLMADLGFLDDPGDRLGMLDSQTFRAARVVVDIGFHLGKDVPASLVAADGLPAGRWTPESAYTFMRAHCRMPAEFLRFEVDRYLGWPGQAPSYKIGERIWLAARDDARRRKGDAFDLREFHRAALDLGSLGLDPLREALARL; encoded by the coding sequence GTGACCACTCCGCAGCCGCCGCGCACCGTCGACGAGATCGCTGACGCCTACGTCGACGAGTACGCCGCCCTCGACCCGTACACCGCCACCTACGCCGGCCTGAGCGGCTACGACGACCAGAGCACGGACCTGTCGCCGGACGGGTTCGCGCAGCGCCGGGCGCTCGCGGAGCGGACCCTCGCCGCGCTCGAGACGGCCACCGCGGCCGACGAGCGCGAGCGGGTCGCCGGCGCGGCGATGCGCGAGCGGCTGTCGCTCGACGTCGAGATGGATGAGGCCGGGCTGAACCGCAGCCTCAACGTCATCGAGAGCCCCATGCACTGGACCCGCGAGACGTTCGACCTGATGCCCACCGACACCGACGAGCAGTGGGCGAACATCGCCGCCCGCATGCGCGCGGTGCCGGCCACGCTGGAGCAGTACCGCGCGACGATGGACGCCGACATCGCCGCGGGCCTCCCGCCGGCCCGCCGCCAGGTGCTCGCCGTCGCCGAGCAGGCCGCACGGGTCGCCGACACGTTCTTCACCGGGCTGGCCGCGGGCGGGCCCGACGCACTGCGCGCCGACCTCGACGCGGCCGCCGCGGCGGCGTCCGAGGCGTTCCGGGCGTTCGGCGGCTACCTCGGCGAGACGGCGGCGCCGGCGGCCCGCGAGCAGGACGCCGTCGGCCGTGACGTCTACGCCGTCGCCTCCCGGTACTTCCTCGGCGCGGCCGTCGACCTCGACGAGACCTACGAGTGGGGCGTCGCCGAGCTGGCCCGCCTCGAGGCCGAGCTGGCCGAGGTCGCGCAGGACATCGTCCCCGGCGGCACCGTCGACGACGCCGTCGCCGCGCTCGACGCCGACCCGGCCCGCAAGATCACCGGGACCGACGGGCTGCAGTCGTGGATGCAGAAACTGTCCGACCGCACCATCGAGGCCATGAACGGCGTGCACTTCGACATCCCGGAGCCGATCCGCCGGCTGGAGTGCCGCATCGCGCCCACCCAGGAGGGCGGCATCTACTACACCAGCCCGAGCGACGACTTCAGCCGTCCGGGCCGCATGTGGTGGTCGGTCCCCGAAGGCGTCGAGGAGTTCTCCACCTGGCGCGAGACGACGACGGTGTTCCACGAGGGCGTGCCCGGCCACCACCTGCAGGTCTCCCAGGTCATGTACCGGCGCGAGGTGCTCAACCGCTGGCAGCGGCTGCTTTGCTGGGTGTCCGGCCACGGCGAGGGCTGGGCGCTGTACGCCGAGCGGCTGATGGCCGATCTCGGCTTCCTCGACGACCCCGGCGACCGCCTCGGCATGCTCGACAGCCAGACATTCCGGGCCGCCCGCGTCGTCGTCGACATCGGCTTCCACCTGGGCAAGGACGTCCCCGCGTCGCTGGTCGCGGCGGACGGGCTGCCGGCCGGCCGGTGGACGCCGGAGTCGGCGTACACCTTCATGCGGGCGCACTGCCGCATGCCCGCCGAGTTCCTCCGCTTCGAGGTCGACCGCTACCTCGGCTGGCCGGGCCAGGCGCCGTCGTACAAGATCGGCGAGCGGATCTGGCTGGCCGCCCGCGACGACGCCCGGCGGCGCAAGGGCGACGCGTTCGACCTGCGCGAGTTCCACCGCGCGGCACTCGACCTCGGCTCGCTCGGCCTCGACCCGCTGCGCGAGGCCCTGGCCCGCCTCTAG
- a CDS encoding acyl-CoA carboxylase subunit beta: MTDEVPDIHTTAGKLADLRQRMDDAVHAGSERAVEKQHARGKRTARERIAMLLDEGSFVEFDELARHRSTAFGMEKNRPYGDGVVTGFGTVDGRQVAVFAQDFTVFGGSLGQVFGEKIVKVMDFALRTGCPMIGINDSGGARIQEGVVSLGLYGEIFRRNVHASGVIPQISLIMGPCAGGAVYSPAITDFTVMVDQTSHMFITGPDVIKTVTGEDVGFEELGGARAHNTKSGNAHYMAGDEADAVDYVKALLSYLPQNNLDPAPSFPDAVASLDVTDSDLALDTLVPDSANQPYDMHTVIETVLDDGDFLEVQPLFAGNIIVGFGRVEGQSVGVVANQPMQFAGTLDIDASEKAARFVRTCDAFNLPVLTFVDVPGFLPGTDQEWNGIIRRGAKLIYAYAEATVPLVTTITRKAYGGAYDVMGSKHLGADVNLAWPSAQIAVMGAQGAVNILYRRELADADDPAERRAQLVTEYEDTLANPYVAAERGYVDAVIEPSRTRVAVTQALRALRTKRETLPPKKHGNIPL; this comes from the coding sequence ATGACCGACGAGGTTCCGGACATCCACACGACCGCGGGCAAGCTCGCCGACCTGCGGCAGCGGATGGACGACGCCGTGCACGCCGGCTCCGAGCGAGCGGTCGAGAAGCAGCACGCGCGGGGCAAGCGGACCGCCCGCGAGCGCATCGCGATGCTGCTCGACGAGGGCTCGTTCGTCGAGTTCGACGAGCTGGCCCGGCACCGCTCCACGGCGTTCGGGATGGAGAAGAACCGGCCCTACGGCGACGGCGTCGTCACCGGCTTCGGCACCGTCGACGGCCGCCAGGTCGCGGTGTTCGCCCAGGACTTCACCGTGTTCGGCGGCAGCCTCGGCCAGGTCTTCGGCGAGAAGATCGTCAAGGTCATGGACTTCGCGCTGCGGACCGGCTGCCCGATGATCGGCATCAACGACTCCGGCGGCGCGCGCATCCAGGAGGGGGTCGTCTCGCTCGGGCTGTACGGCGAGATCTTCCGCCGCAACGTGCACGCGTCGGGCGTCATCCCGCAGATCTCGCTGATCATGGGCCCGTGCGCCGGCGGCGCCGTGTACTCGCCGGCCATCACCGACTTCACCGTCATGGTCGACCAGACGTCGCACATGTTCATCACCGGGCCCGACGTCATCAAGACCGTCACCGGCGAGGACGTCGGCTTCGAGGAGCTGGGCGGGGCCCGGGCGCACAACACCAAGAGCGGCAACGCCCACTACATGGCCGGCGACGAGGCCGACGCCGTCGACTACGTCAAGGCGCTGCTGTCGTACCTGCCGCAGAACAACCTCGACCCCGCGCCGTCGTTCCCCGACGCCGTCGCCTCGCTCGACGTCACCGACTCCGACCTGGCCCTGGACACCCTGGTGCCGGACAGTGCGAACCAGCCGTACGACATGCACACGGTCATCGAGACCGTGCTCGACGACGGCGATTTCCTCGAGGTGCAGCCGCTGTTCGCCGGCAACATCATCGTCGGTTTCGGCCGGGTCGAGGGCCAGTCCGTCGGCGTTGTCGCGAACCAGCCGATGCAGTTCGCCGGCACCCTCGACATCGACGCGTCGGAGAAGGCCGCGCGGTTCGTCCGCACCTGCGACGCGTTCAACCTCCCCGTCCTCACCTTCGTCGACGTGCCCGGCTTCCTGCCCGGCACCGACCAGGAGTGGAACGGCATCATCCGGCGCGGCGCGAAGCTCATCTACGCCTATGCCGAGGCGACCGTGCCGCTGGTGACGACCATCACCCGCAAGGCCTACGGCGGCGCCTACGACGTCATGGGCTCCAAGCACCTCGGCGCCGACGTCAACCTCGCCTGGCCGAGCGCACAGATCGCCGTCATGGGCGCCCAGGGAGCGGTGAACATCCTCTACCGCCGCGAGCTGGCCGACGCCGACGACCCGGCCGAGCGCCGCGCCCAGCTCGTCACCGAGTACGAGGACACCCTGGCCAACCCATATGTCGCCGCCGAACGCGGCTACGTCGACGCCGTCATCGAGCCGTCGCGCACCCGGGTCGCGGTGACGCAGGCGCTGCGGGCCTTGCGCACGAAGCGCGAGACGCTGCCGCCGAAGAAGCACGGCAACATCCCGCTCTGA
- a CDS encoding metallophosphoesterase family protein gives MRQGAPNAQTWNGAVGEDQLAWLRGVLTMARRRGEKVVLSSHHPVFPKNAHNAWNDDELLALIDEFDNVIGYFNGHNHAGNYGFRNGVHYVTFRGMVELDTNAYSIVHVRPDHLRVDGYGREPDRLLPFRSQ, from the coding sequence GTGCGGCAGGGCGCGCCCAACGCGCAGACCTGGAACGGCGCCGTCGGCGAGGACCAGCTGGCCTGGCTGCGCGGCGTGCTGACCATGGCCCGGCGGCGCGGCGAGAAGGTCGTGCTCAGCTCGCACCACCCGGTCTTCCCGAAGAACGCCCACAACGCGTGGAACGACGACGAGCTGCTCGCGCTGATCGACGAGTTCGACAACGTCATCGGCTACTTCAACGGGCACAACCACGCCGGCAACTACGGCTTCCGGAACGGCGTCCACTACGTGACGTTCCGCGGCATGGTCGAGCTGGACACCAACGCCTACTCGATCGTCCACGTCCGCCCCGACCACCTGCGCGTCGACGGCTACGGGCGCGAGCCGGACCGGCTGCTGCCGTTCCGGTCGCAGTGA